The Pyrus communis chromosome 14, drPyrComm1.1, whole genome shotgun sequence sequence CGTACAACCGGACTTCTAACCCGACGTCTCCATACAAACCAGAGCCACCGTCCCTCTCCGTCTCAGTCGGagccaaaacccaaaacctgaCAAAAACCATGAAGTTCCAGGTAGAAGACGTGACGGTCTACTTCCCGTACGACCACATATACCCGGAGCAATACGCCTACATGCTCGAGCTCAAGCGCGCCCTCGACGCCAAGGGCCACTGCCTCCTCGAGATGCCCACCGGCACCGGCAAAACCATCGCCCTCCTCTCTCTCATCACCTCCTACACTCTGTCCAAGCCCCAAAACCCCGTCAAGCTAATCTACTGCACCCGCACGGTTCACGAGATGGAGAAGACGCTCGCCGAGCTCAAGCTCCTCCACAATTACCAGGTCAAGCATCTGGGTCCGCAGGCCCAGATCTTGGCGGTGGGGCTTTCGTCGAGGAAGAATCTGTGTGTTAATCCGACGGTGTTGGCGGCGGAGAATCGGGATTCCGTGGATGCGGCGTGCCGGAAATTGACTGCCAGCTGGGTCAGGAACTTGGCGGCGGAAAACCCAAATGTGCCGACTTGTGAGTTTTTTGAGGATTATGAGAGAGCTGGGTCTGGAGCTGTTTTGCCTCCTGGGGTTTATACATTGCAGGTATTGGTCAATTGGGTTTTTGAAAATTTAGTTTCtttgaattgggttttgaaaattttgtttatgttttctcGGAATGGAGTGATTGCAATTGGGTTGGTTTGTTTTGTGTGAAAATTAAGGATTTGAGGGCGTATGGGAAGCAGAAAGGGTGGTGCCCCTACTTCTTGGCGAGGCATATGGTTCAGTTTTCGAATGTGGTGGTTTATAGTTATCAGTACATGCTTGATCCTAAAGTGGCTGGGATTATTTCCAAGGAAATGCAAAAGGAGTCtgttgtggtgtttgatgaggCTCATAACATTGATAATGTGTGCATCGAAGCGCTTAGTGTTAGCGTGAGGAGGCAGACAATTGAGGGTGCCAGGAGGAATCTCAGTAAGATGCAGCATGACATTGAAAGGTAGGTGCTTCTTTTGTTTGGAAATGATTGGTTAtggttttgttgaattcaaacTCTCTCAGCTCCGTAATTTTGAGGGGGCTTTACGCATTGCATCACTTATCcgtctctttttattttatcaggGTTTGTTCAAAGTACTGGCTAAGATTATTCCTAGATAGGCTTGTTTCCAGCTTTCTTAGTTAGGGCTCTTACGTTTAATACAGATTTTCATTCATTTGCTTGACATGGTAGGTAGGTTCAAGGCCACTGATGCAGATAGATTGCGTAAAGAATACAACCGGCTAGTTGAGGGTTTGGCACAAGGAGGAAACCTACCTAGTATGTTGATTGCTCATTCCCATGATTTTCTTCcattgaaacttaatttttgCTTGATGATTTCTCGAGTTCTCATAACTTGTTATTTCTTCTGCATATGCAGTCACAGATACTTGGCTTCAAAATCCTGCTCTACCTGATGATATTCTGAAGGAGGCTGTGCCTGGAAATATTCGTAAAGCAGACCATTTTGTGCATGTGTTACGAAGATTGGTCAATCATCTGGAAGGCCGTCTCGAAACCGAGAATGTTGAGAAGGAAGGCCCTGTTAGTTTTGTTGCCACTGTCAGTACACAAGCTGGAATTGACCAGAAAACTCTGAAGTTTTGTTATGATCGCCTACACTCACTAATGATGACGTTGGAAATTACTGACACAGATGAATTCTTACACATTCAAACGATTTGCGACTTTGCGACACTTGTGGGAACATACACTCGTGGATTCTCTGTTATAATTGAACCATTTGATGAGAGAATGCCACACATTCCTGATCCTGTTTTACAGGTTAGTTTTCGTGtttttttcttacatttttAATACAAATGAAGATTGATTGATTTCTGAAAATTGAACAATTGGTTAAACATATTACACCACTTTcaacaatttttaaaattttatgtcCACTCTATTGAAACTAATGATGTGATGGTTATTATAAAATCTTCCTGCAATATGTTCCCTTGCATATTTACTGTAAGAGTGTCTGCCTTTGCTTGATCTACTTATATTGCTTTGGTAATGGATGGACTGAAGTTGTTTTCAGTTCTAATCTAGTCTTTTCATATTTGGTATTCCAGCTTTGCTGTCATGATGCTTCACTTGCCATAAAGCCTGTATTTGATAGATTTCAATCAGTTGTGATTACATCTGGAACCTTGAGCCCGATTGATCTCTACCCCCGTCTTCTTAATTTCCATCCTGTCGTCAGTCGAAGTTTTACTATGTCATTAACAAGAGATTGCATATGCCCAATGGTTCTCACCCGTGGAAGGTATAAACATCAGAAAAGTTTTTCTGTGCTTACATTTCATTTCTCTTGATTCATTGTAGTAGGGGAGTTGTAAACTTTATTGTTCTTATCATATCATAAGTTGCCTATTATATTTAGCATTTAATCCTATTAGGTAGTATCTAAAGGTTGCTCTCGGATATAATTTCAGTGATCAGCTTCCAGTAAGTACCAAATATGATATGAGAAGTGATCTTGGCGTAGTAAGGAACTATGGGAGGTTGCTGCT is a genomic window containing:
- the LOC137715729 gene encoding general transcription and DNA repair factor IIH helicase subunit XPD, with the protein product MKFQVEDVTVYFPYDHIYPEQYAYMLELKRALDAKGHCLLEMPTGTGKTIALLSLITSYTLSKPQNPVKLIYCTRTVHEMEKTLAELKLLHNYQVKHLGPQAQILAVGLSSRKNLCVNPTVLAAENRDSVDAACRKLTASWVRNLAAENPNVPTCEFFEDYERAGSGAVLPPGVYTLQDLRAYGKQKGWCPYFLARHMVQFSNVVVYSYQYMLDPKVAGIISKEMQKESVVVFDEAHNIDNVCIEALSVSVRRQTIEGARRNLSKMQHDIERFKATDADRLRKEYNRLVEGLAQGGNLPITDTWLQNPALPDDILKEAVPGNIRKADHFVHVLRRLVNHLEGRLETENVEKEGPVSFVATVSTQAGIDQKTLKFCYDRLHSLMMTLEITDTDEFLHIQTICDFATLVGTYTRGFSVIIEPFDERMPHIPDPVLQLCCHDASLAIKPVFDRFQSVVITSGTLSPIDLYPRLLNFHPVVSRSFTMSLTRDCICPMVLTRGSDQLPVSTKYDMRSDLGVVRNYGRLLLEMVSVVPDGVVCFFVSYSYMDMIVNSWNENGILKEIMQHKLVFIETQDVVETTLALDNYRKACDCGRGAVFLSVARGKVAEGIDFDRHYGRLVIMFGIPFQYTLSKILLARLEYLRDTFQIKEGDFLTFDALRQAAQCVGRVIRSKADYGMMIFADKRYSRHDKRSKLPGWILSHLRDAHLNLSTDMALHIAREFLRKMAQPYDKVGGGSGKKTLLSQEDLEKMGESIANDLLR